A single region of the Halorhabdus rudnickae genome encodes:
- a CDS encoding Panacea domain-containing protein, producing MSTPESSTDRSIDLDEDDWAELKEIILEFLSKYDALYEKRVQKLIFYGEIKTAVKTGQRLTDATFMPYDYGPYSRTVTDALEELSEEGRISIRDNGQYATALEGGDLSPKKKYLIERFHEETKRMSTDELVERAKDTWLWKNFEYAEEMDFATYIDEVIMSPELRHRLEDPDRDPVEDPDPERLLS from the coding sequence ATGTCCACACCAGAATCCTCTACGGATCGTTCTATCGATCTCGATGAGGATGATTGGGCGGAACTGAAGGAGATAATCCTGGAGTTCCTCTCCAAGTACGACGCGCTCTATGAAAAGCGAGTGCAGAAGCTGATCTTCTACGGCGAAATCAAGACTGCCGTCAAAACCGGACAGCGGCTGACGGATGCGACGTTCATGCCGTACGATTATGGCCCCTATTCCAGAACGGTGACCGACGCCCTCGAGGAGTTGTCTGAGGAGGGCCGAATCTCGATTCGGGACAACGGGCAGTACGCGACTGCGCTCGAAGGTGGAGACCTATCTCCGAAAAAGAAGTACCTGATCGAACGCTTCCACGAGGAAACGAAGCGAATGAGTACCGACGAGTTAGTCGAACGTGCGAAGGACACCTGGCTCTGGAAGAACTTCGAATACGCAGAGGAGATGGATTTTGCGACGTATATCGACGAGGTGATCATGTCGCCGGAACTCCGTCACCGTTTGGAAGACCCCGATCGGGACCCTGTTGAGGACCCGGATCCCGAACGACTCCTTTCGTAA